GATGCTGCGCTCCACCTGGCTGCGCGGCGGGAAGGGGATGAGGTCCACCGGAAACGCCGCGATGCCGGTCGGCTTGTCGAGCCGCGCGCCTTTCGGCAGCGGGTTGATGAACGCCTCCTCCGCCCGGCCGCGATACATCCAGGTCGCGGTGTTGAACGTCCGCGTCGCCAGATAGATCATCACGTTCGTCAGCAATTGGTCCTTGGTATAGACGTTCTCAAATCCCTTTCGCGTGTCGGACCAGCCGTGGAATTTCTCCACGATCCACGCCGCGGTGCCGACCGGCGAATCCATCATGCCGTAGGACAGGGTCTGCGGCTTGGTCGTCTGCTCGCGGAAATAGGCGCCCTCCATCTCGAAAAGCTGCGCCGCCTTGGCGGCATGCGCCTTTTCCTCCTCCGTCTCGGGAACAACTCCCGGCGACCCCCAGCCCATCATGTTCAGATGCGCGGCGCGGCAGCCCTGGCCCTCATAGGACATGTAAGCCGAGATCACGCTTCCCCAATCGCCGCCCTGCGCGATATAGCCTGGCAGATCCAGCACCTCGGTCATCAGCTTGTCGAACAGCGCGGCGGTGCGGCGCGGCCCGACCGGGCGCTTGGGCTTGCCCGACCAGCCATAGCCGGGCAGCGATGGCACGACGACGGTGAACGCGTCGTGCACGCTGCCGCCATGCCGCTCGGGATGCGCCAGCTTGTCGATGAGGTGAAGGAACTCGAACACCGAGCCCGGCCAGCCATGGCTGAGGATGATCGGCTTGGGCGTCGCGCCCGAACCCTTCTCGTAATAAAAATGCAGGTCGATGCCGTCGACCGGCGCAATGAATTGCGGATAGGCGTTCAGCTCGGACTCCCAGCCGCGCCAATCATAGCCGTCCACCCAATAGGCGCAGAGCGCCTTCATGAAATCCAGATTGGCGCCATAGGCCCAGGAGCCTTCCACGCCGTCGTCGAG
Above is a window of Rhizomicrobium sp. DNA encoding:
- a CDS encoding epoxide hydrolase family protein; translated protein: MTPFTIDVSQKTLDSIRAKVRAYEWHEMPLDDGVEGSWAYGANLDFMKALCAYWVDGYDWRGWESELNAYPQFIAPVDGIDLHFYYEKGSGATPKPIILSHGWPGSVFEFLHLIDKLAHPERHGGSVHDAFTVVVPSLPGYGWSGKPKRPVGPRRTAALFDKLMTEVLDLPGYIAQGGDWGSVISAYMSYEGQGCRAAHLNMMGWGSPGVVPETEEEKAHAAKAAQLFEMEGAYFREQTTKPQTLSYGMMDSPVGTAAWIVEKFHGWSDTRKGFENVYTKDQLLTNVMIYLATRTFNTATWMYRGRAEEAFINPLPKGARLDKPTGIAAFPVDLIPFPPRSQVERSINVAHWTSFAEGGHFAALERPDDLVGSIRAFARGLT